The genome window TTCACTTGTTGACTGCGGCACTGCACATTAAAAATGGATCACAAGTGCGGGCCAGACGGGCGTGCCCTAAATggagcgcacgcacgcacaaggGGGGGCGTGGGCCGATGCTGCAGTGCAGGTGGTCCGGCTTGAGCTGGGCTGCAGAGACCACGCCCTGAATGCCTCGTGTGCAACATGAGAGTGGCATCATTGCCTTTTTCCTGATTTAATGTCAACATTATAAATAAGGGTGGGAAAAGTACACAAATTTGAAGACAAGTATAAAAAtgataagaaaaaatatttaacattttattattctattaattattttttcattattatatgATTCTTTATTATtctatttgtattattattattaagtatAATAAAtgataagaaaaaatatttaacattttattgttctattaattattttgtaaattagAATTCCATTTTTCCACATCTGAAAATGTCCTGGCTCATCTGTACAATTTAAAAGTCTAATAACGCCCTCGTGCATAAAATTTGACCCGCCCATGTCTGGTAAAGATCCTCACATGATCACACCACACCATTGCAACatgtcgatttttttttttacttcaccaCGCctccactaggtggcagtagACACCGCAGAACAAATACTTGAGTCATGTGTGGACTCACCCGTCCAGCTGAGTCCCAGATGGTCAGCGACAATGGCCATGCGGAGGTCCGTTCTCTCGCAGGGACTCTGAGGACCTAAAACCGGGCAGTGcagcacaaaaaataattagaaaTTGCAGCTGGATGAATAAATCTAACAAAAAGAGAATGCTGAGAATGAGACGACACACAAAGGCGCTCTGGTGAGTCATTAGTTGTAGTGTTGGTGGATAAAACTAAGAAGACTAATTTGAGCTCACTGTCTCAACTTTTCTGGCCAAACTATTCTCAATCACTTTCAGTTGAAGAGTGGACACCCCATGATATTTATTATGATGCATAATCCATGCATGTGAGGCCAGAAAAGCACTTAGGGTGTAACGTCGGCTAATATTGTTAGTAGTTAAGTTTCACATCACAAACCATCAGGCAACATTCCCCCGGCTGACGAAAGCAACTACCGGCCGGCGCTTGACATCAGGAGGCTGAACTCACGCAAAGTGCCCGATTGTCAAGTTGGGGTCGATGAATTGTTTTCGTAGTGCACCCAAGAGTCCAAACATCACCAAGATCAGGCAAGCAGACTTAAACCAACACGTCACAATCTGACAAATCATCCGACAAATTGACTACTTTGAGAAGGCTAGAACTGAAAACCTAGACAACTTAAAAGAAAGACTTTCGCTAATTCCAGACCGTACCTTCCACTAAAATATCAAGAACAGAACTCACCCTGTGCAGGGCTTCATCAGACAACACAAGGATGACACAAACAAGAGAACGCTACACAACAAGAGCACCCACAACAGCTACATGCATAAGAGAAGATACACAAGGTGTTTACAAAAAGTTTACAAACTAGTCGTGTTTGCCGTGACGGGAATCGTGATCAAGCTCACTCCCTTCATCCTTCTGCTCCTCCCACTCGATTGTCGGCCTACTCTTCCTCCACAGGGTGGAGGGTGTGGATGTGGTGCCAGTGGTGCCGATGCAGGTGGAGCTAGCGGTGCGTGCAGGGCAGAAACACCTAGAAGCTCGTCTAGATGGTTCTGAAAAGGACGTGTCCCTGCAGTTCTCTCGGTCTTCAATGGAAGGTGATGCCCGGTTCTGACTTTTGTTCAGATTCCTTGGGAATGGTTGGGTCCAGAAAGTAACCTATCGATATGTCCTTTGCTTGAGTGTTAATATGAATCTTAATTGTGCGAGTCTCCAATGGCTTTCACTACTGGGATTTTAgatcaaaaaaatcaattctgTCAAAACCTGGACTTGCATATGTCTCTGGATTCTGTGCTTCTTAATGCTACATTcgtaaaaatgaataaataagggTAATATCGATACCAGAAACCTAAAACTGCCAATCTGTGATCTTAAATAAAGTGGAGGTCGCTACCGGTGTTTAGTGTTTGTTGGTCGGTCACTTCTTGAGAAGGTGCAGAGGGAGAATTTGGGTTACCCAAATCCTTGAAAGTGTCCAAAAGTTTGTCCAAAGGACTTGTGTCATTTATAAAATAATCTGTTAGATAATTCGAGCAATTTGCATAGTTTACAAGATCAGAATTTGAACCTGAAGCTATGATATTAAAATCATCTAAAGTGCTTGGACAGTCAAAATGACTTTCAGTAGTCTTATCAGATGTTCTGAATGTGGTGAATTTGGTGTTGGTGGTTGTGTCTCCGCCAGCGGCGTTTGGTATTTCTAACGGGACCGTAGTCGCCTGTACAGGGACTTGAGGGAAAACTACAGGGACACACATGGGGTCTTGATCGCTGTCGTCTACCTCTGTGTCCCTGACCCTGTACTTGCCCGCGGCGTAGGAATGCTCACCAATTTGAAAAAACTGGAGCCTCTCCTCCACCATGTCCCTCTTGCTCATGTCAATCGCACCACTGCGCGTCATCTCAAACATCTTTCCCTCGTGGAACGGGAAGGGGTTGGGCTCACTCGTCGGCGTGCTATCGTCCGTCGGCGTGCGAGCAGGGGTGCTGTCAGGCGTGGTGGCTTGAGATTGCTCGTCGACGGCTCGTCCGAAAGGCTTTGGCTCACCGTTGCTGGCCTGCGTTCCTCCCATGTCGACGATATCTTCTTCAGCGCCTTTACTCGGCCAGGGGTCAAAGTCCAACCCTTTGGTCGCAACAGTCTTAAATGGTGAATTGAACTCCTCTTCTAACTTATAGCTAAAGTATGTTTCTGAAAATCCCTCTTTAGCTGAAAGTTTCTGTCCATTCATATCAACGCTGTCTTTTGGAACATCATTCCCACCATCTGATGCTATGTCTTTCTGGTCCTTCAGACATTCTTCTGGGGTTTTCTCCTCTTCAATAACTTCTAGTTTAGTTTGAGGAAAAGAGCGGTCTAAGGGCCTGAAAGAGTCCGTCGCCCAGACATCTCGCCTGCTGTCCAGACCGGCTAAGGATTTCAAGTCGGCTTGTTCGTACATACCATCGTCCTCATCTTGAAGGTCGTACCCATCTAGGGAGTCTATCTCTGTGGCATCAGTGTCGTGAGAAAATTCAGCTGTTGTGGCTAGCGAACAGTCCGTTATGGACTGGTCGTTTCCGTTTTGTTCACATTCATAGTCCTCCCCGTTGCCGTTGGAACCATTGGAACCGTTAGAACCGTTGATTCCAATCAGAGGTTCATTGttgtttccatttttgtcatgttttttctgGTTTTCCTTCTCCCTCCTCTGTTGATCCTCTTCCCGAGGAGCTTTGAAAGTAAATTTCTTGGAGGGAATCGGGTGAAAGACTGACTCTTCATCAGCGTCATCGTCCCCATTGGACTGACTGTCGTCCACCTCAGGCGGCACTGGGGAGGGGGGCTGAATACGTATTATTGGTTCAATCAGCATCTTCTCCTGTTCTTCCTGTAAATTCACCTCCATCATTTCTGTCTCAGTTTCTGACGAAGCACAAGAACCTTTTCTGTCTGGATCAGAAGTCTCTGAGAGGTCCAACGGCGGTGGAGGAGGAAATTCAATGTATGCAACACCTTTGTCTTTAGAGGTCTCCTGTCCAGCTTTCTCATCATATCCATTAAGGATGGAGCTATTCTCTAATCTCGGATAGTTATCAGTCATTAGCGCTTCCTgcatgttagcattagctaaGTCAGCACTGATGCTAGTTTGGATTCCAGGTGTGGTCTTTTGAAAAGAGATGATGGCTTTTCCTTGGTCATCTTGTTCCAATTCCTCAGGTACCTCCATGATTGGGCTGGGTTTATCTGGCATCAATTCCATAAAGCCATCAGGGGTCTTGGCGGTGAGGTCATAGCTGACCTCTTCAGAGCTGGGGGTGTCTGGCGTAACGGGGCTTTTCCCTGAGCTATCTATGAAGGATATCTGTTCTAGGGTGTCATCATCTGGGCTGAGGGGACCAAGTCCAGAAACTGACTTTTGTTTCACAGCATGCAGCCCCCCTTTGGCCTCCCTTTCAGCCTGGCGGCCAACCTGAAGACTAACATAAACAGGTAGCCTTTTAATGCCTTTGAAATTTTCTTTGGTTGCTGCGGCAGCTGGAGGCGTTATGACTTCTTCCAGAATGTCTTTGGAACAGAGTAAGTTATTCGAATTTGAATCTTTGGGGATGTTATCAAGGATttcaaatgtaacattttcatttggtaGGGTGGCGCTTGCCCCgaggcttttatttttagataaCGTGGGAATCTGTGAAGGTTTTGTTACCGGATATTTCTTAGGCGGGTCATTGTCATTAGAATTGAATGTGGTTCTTATAGGAATTTGAGTATCAGACTTTTTTCttaagtttttatttattacgtCGTCGCTATCTATTCTTGAAACGTCTGTTGTGACTTTGTTAGCGTCGCTATTTATCTccgaaaatgttttttgtggtGACACATTAGGGacgtttttgtttgaaaacagTTTTGGGGACTTGGGTGACGTCAAAGCGCTATCTGCTGCgtcttcattattattttggatTCTTTCCTCCTGTGATGTTTCAGTaacttttgatgttttttgatCTGTAAAAAAATGGTAAACTGGGAGTTTGCTTTCCTGTAATTTCTTTACAGAAGGTTTTGGTTGAACCGGAGGGGGTGTTTTGCTTGGCCGAGACTGGGGTTGTTTCTGAGACTCAGATTCAAACTTCATCCTCACAGAAGTAACTTTGGATGTTGATTTTATGTGGGAAGGAGAGGAGGGCTCAGACTCACAGGTCTTAGATTGTTGGCTTTTCTGAGGACTACTTGGCAAGCTAgaacttttcttttcagcaGGTAAAACTCGACCAAATGTTTTAGTAACGGAAGGATCCGCGAGTTTGGTTTTACTGAACGTTTCATCCCCCGCCTTAGTTTTTTGAGGGCTGCTGCATGCTGAGCTCGGCCAGGACCTGGGCTCTTTGAGTTCTCGTCGGACGGGCTTTCTTTCAGGTGACTGAAGTTCATCGTTTAGCTTTTCTGTTTTATCACGGAAAAATTGGGAAACCTCACAGAGTTTTTCTTCCGCTTCTTTTACAGTTTGATCAACCCTGTCCTCATAGAGGAGCTTGTCCCTGCTCCTGTCATGTTTATCCTCAGTAAATCTCATCCAGACTGCATGTTTGGGGCTACCTTGTTCAGTTGAATAATGGAGCACTGTAACTTTATCAAACTGGGGTGATTCGTCTCTTTGCATAAATGTTCCTGCTTTCGGGGAGCCATCTTTTGAGGACTTGGATACAAACTCCCTTTTAGGACTGTCTTGCTGCTCAgatgtttggttcctgtcagTCTTCATTGCCGAATCTTCTGAATCGTCTGATTGACGTGTCGAGGATGAGTCGAGTTTTTCGGAATGGAGCATTTTTTCAGCAAACCTGTAGGACTCGCCTCTGACCTCAGATAGCTCATCGTCACAGTATTCTATGGAATGCTGACTCAGCAGTTTTAGGGCTTTGTAGGAATCATCAGCTATGAGTTGAGCAGAGCTCGGCCGACTGTCCTCTTCCTGCGAAACCGGTGTATTAACACGAGATGTTTCCAGAAAATGGGGCAGGTATTCTTCAGCAATCagttcctcctcttcctgttgGCTCTCATCATAATCAAGCAGTTCCTTTATAGACTCCCCTTTATAGACGTACAGCTCAGGATGTTTCTTCGTTTCCCTGATATAAACTTCTGTGGGCTCGGATGTGCAGTGACCTTTCTCAATATGTACCTCGATTATCCGCTCGACTTTGGGTTTGGATTTATTGTCCCTGTCGAGAAATCTCGGCGACAGCTCGTCGCCTTTGACCGAGTCTTGGTTAGCTTTATGCTCAAACAGGCCCGCCAGTTCTTTGGACGGGTCCCGACCAGACTGGAAGGCTTTCATGATGTCTCGCACTGACATGCCTTCCTCAATCCCCTCTGTGGTGTCAGGCTTATGATAGACCATTCTGGTTGTCGTGGTAAtatgtgtttcttctttaaGACACATGCTCATTGAGTCCTCATCTGTCATTTGGATGGGGGCGACTGAGCTTCCTGAAGCTGCCCCTGACTCAGCAGAAGGAAGAGCAGACACAGGCTCCTCCACAAAGAAAGGCTCATCTGAGATGCTCTGACTGTAGAGATCTTCTAACCTGGTCTCAGACACACTGGGAGGGATGGAAGCATCAGTAAATAAAGGCTTGGCTTCTGTACTTTCTGCACTCTGGGGAGCAGAGGGGGTCTTTTCACTTCTAGTCTCAAAACCGCTGTCAGATAGCGGACTCTTATCCTGCTCATGAGACAGCTCCTCTGGGGATTCGAGAATGGTGTCACCCCCTGGATAAGCCTCGGCTAGTTTGCTTAGGTCTTTCTCGGACGGAGACCTGAGCATGCCAGACACCGGCGGaggcatttttaatttgtgctCCTGTATAGTCATGGAAGGCTTCAGAATgcgtttttgtttctcttcccCTTCCGTCTCCTCGTACCTGCCCTTCAACTCTGCCATTTTAGAGAGAGAGCTAGCCCCAATAGTGTTAGTTAAATAGTCGACCACTTTAGCTAAATCGAGGTCATTGTTCGACTGGTGCTTAAGTAGACGTGAGCTCTCGTCAGAGAGAACGTTTCTTCGGGCCTCCTCAATCTCATCTACAGAGAATTCCTCCCACCCATCCTCTACATTCTCTTTACTTTCATTCCCAATGTCCTTTTGTAGGATCTCGCTCACCTTCACTAAATCTTTCTTCACTTTCTCAACAAGCGTGTACGGCTCATCGTCCTCTAACTTGGTCTCACGAGGAGTGCTTATGCGTGACGTTTGGACCGTTTTGGCAGCCGTCTGTGGGTCTGTCTGTAAGATGGCTGTCATTCTCATCAGGTCTTCTTTCATGTCTGCTACATCTTTTAATATCTCCTGGTTGGAGGTGGCGGCAGTGTGGACGATGGGCGGCGTGATGTAGGGAGGCGATTTCAACTGGGAGTTAATTTTGGAGGCTGTAACGCACGACGACATGGAGGAAGAGGGGGAGGTGCGAAGGGAATCGGGAAGCGCCATTTTGAGAGAGCCTGGTCCTGGTTTAACGGGGGTCTCTGGCATGACGCTAACCAACGAGTAGACAGGTACGGTCACTGTGTTTGAGGTCACTGCAGGTACTGAGGAGGCGGCGGTAGATCTCAGAGAACTGTAAGCAGAACTTGCTGGAGCAGATCGAAGAGGGGATGACCGTGATTTAAGTGTGCCATAGCCTGTTGCGGAATAAGAGTCAATGGCTTCATTAATGGCGGCACTGATGCCAGATGTGGCTGCCTGGGTGGTGGCTTGAATCCTCTCCTGGAGGCTTCTCTCCGATAGGAGCCGAGAAGAAGGTGAGGAGGGCGTAGATGAGGACGAGGCATATTTGACAGGCGAAACGTTCCCATTCACCATGGACAATTCCGACGATGCGATGGTTGTCTTTCCGGTCGAGGTCAAAGATGACAAAGAGGTTTTCCCTCCTCGTGTTGACAGGGCTGAATCAGAAGAGGTCTTCAAAGACGACAGGGTGGAGAGGCTTTTAGCAGAGGCAGGACTTGCTGTGTCTATTTTAAAAGGCATACTCGAACTGTAGATGCTGTACGGTTTCTTTGGTGAGACGGGAGTAGTTGTGGACTTGGCCGGTACGTAACCGTTGGGTATGGCGTGAACTGGGGAGGTTCTTGACGTGTAAGGACTTTTGATAGAAGCAGGTTCTGTTGCAGATTTATATGGACTTCCAGAAGAAACAAAGGCGGGGGAAGCCTGGACAGGATACTGACCCTGCTGGATAACAGTTTTAATGGGCGATGGTATAGTCCTGTAAGACCTCACAGGGGACGAAGGGAGGATGTCGTGGGATGGTAGGTTGGTTGCTTGCAATGGAGATCCCATGCTGGCTCCAATTGGAGAACATGCAGGTGTTGGGGAGAAGGGCCAGGACGATTTCAATGGAGAAGCAGCTGCTGAGTTGGCTGGTGCATCGGCAGCGATGACGGGACCGCCCATTCCGCCGAGTTTCGCTTGGCCAGAGGCGGTAAGAGGAGCAGTTGACCATGGGGGGTAAGGTCTGGTTGGAAAGACAGGTTTGTGAGGGTGACCAGCAGGCAGTGCTCTTGCGGCTGGTGTGCTTCTCTCAACTGCTGTTTCTTCAGCGGAATTTAATGATGGAGAAATAAtgggaaaagaaatcaaaatggaTGTGGAGTAACCAAGAAAAATGGGAAAAGATAAGAAGAtgcggaggaagaagaagaagaggtcaGAGGAGGGAGAGTTGGTCAGTGAAGCAGTTCTGTTATTAAAGGAACAACAAACAGCAGTTTCATGAAGATATTTAGGAATTGACGGATTTCATTCAAAACTGTCTTCAGATGTTGCTCTCTCAAACACTGACAACAaccacaacaaaatggatgattgAAATCCAAGCCCAACAAAGcagcaaagtaaaaaaacaacgacAACAGTGGCACTGAATTGGCAACGGAAAGATGGCAGGGATGACTTCAAAAGCAgctcctcttttcagacatgAGACGTTCAGCGTATGGATTCTGCGTCTAATTTCAAACCACTTTAAAAGTGCCTTTTATCTGTTTGGTCCCAACCGATACACATGGCAAATTTCCTTTAACGACAGGTCAGACAAAccctttgccttttttccccccctaaaCTGACAAAATGTCCTCCAAAACTGACGTTTGGTCCATTTTGTCATGCACAGTCAGTAAAAAGATGGTGACAAGCCGAACCAGCCAAACTCAAGAACCCTCCTCACATGCATGGCTCACCCACATAAACCATAAAAAGcttcaaaattcaaatgggACAAACGAAAAAGTAAAGCACATGTTTCTTTGACCACCCCTGTCGACAATGAGAGAGTCAAAGAAAGAACAACCAAAAGCCGGAAGAACTCACAAGCACTGCAAAACAATTCCAAAAAccaatcatgcaaaaaaaaaaaaaaaaagatgtaccATGTCGTAAACAAGCATGTGGACAGTGCATGTTGTGTCAAGAAGAGAAACTTTACTACAACGCCTCGGacatatggattttttttaattttcttgttTGGGATGTTGTtagtgaaaatgacaaaactcaCTCAGTGCAGGCTCGGCCAGATAGCTGTAGCGCTTACGTAAGGCTAGTGAGGCAAAGGTATGACGTCGCTCGGGCTTTTCAGTCTGCAACAAtagcaaacaacacaagttGGCTATCAGGTGAACGCAACTTTGTCCTGACGATTTACAGATTGATTTTTGGGATGAAACAATTGGAACGTGGAACCAATTAAGTAATCTTAAAGGTATTACATTGGATTTATGATGTCATGCAAAAGTCAGCATTTGGTACAAGGGAAAGTGTTACATTTCCCTTGGGGGTAGCGGGCGAGAGTAAGCCTATGCTAAGCAgagcatggggggggggagggggagggagggtgtAGTTTACCTCATCCTCGCCATCTGACTCCATTTCCTGGTTCCCAAGATGCATTGCAGAAACGGGCGGCGAGGGGCGGGGCAAGGGAGACGAGTAACATAATGGAAAGCAGGAAGGGAGGAGGAAAACATCAGcgtgtggggaaaaaaaaaaaaaaaaaaaaagagagagtgaTTTACAGAAGCTCCAGAAGCCACTGTGggcaaatgcaacaaaaaaaaaaacaataaatcaaaaagCGCCATGAGAAATTGCGAGAACATCAATCAAGTCAAGCCAGCCTGAGCAAATGAAAAGTCtttagcccaaaaaaaaaaatccaacggaaaagaaaacagccaATGAGAAGCAACCACGGCGTACAATAAAGAACCAAGAAACATTAAGAGAAGCCTTAAACAGATAAAAGACACACTTTTGGaccttggatttttttttttaccctagCGCCACCGCTACTTCCCTGACGGTGAGGATGCTCATGGAAGtgacaagacaaaaatgatgacTTGATCTTACCTTTTTGGCGGCGGGTAACGTGATGTTCAAGTTGCACACTGCCGTTTGCGGCAGGCCTTTTGTGCTCTTACACTCTTTGAGAAAGGTGAGACGGCCGCACGGCTCCTGGCTGGGGTCTCGAACCTGCGGCCAGGgaggaaatttttttttatgccctGCTTTGTGTGTCCTAATTAAGTGATGAAACACGAAATGTTTAACCAAGCGGGAAATAGGATCGATTGTACACATCGGGTCAATCGATGCCTGTGAACggcgtccattttttttttttcaagtagtAGTGTGCATTTGTGGTACCTTGACGCAGAACGGCAAGCGGTTTTCTTTGAAAGCGTAGAAGTTGAGAACTAACTGCTGACCGCTTTTGGTCAGAGGGGTCAAGTTTCCGTAGCAATCCACATAAATGGGACGACCCTCCAGGACCTGAACACACCCAAAACCGGCCAGAACCGGAAATTTATAAAAGGTTCAAATACACAAGGATCCTTAAGAATGGGCACCTCAATGTCTTTGCTCCTGGCCACCTCCTCAAAGTTCTCCTGCTGCTCCAGGGTCTTGTCCACTTTGTCGTCGGTCATACAGAAGCACCTCAGCCTGGACTCCACCGGGTCGTTCATTTTGGCAAAGACAACAAACTTGGCCATGTAGGGCACGCAGATTAGCTCCCGGTATAACTGCGAGGCCAAGCCCACCGTCTCCGGGATTTGGTGGCAGTCGGCCAGCCAGAACCTGTTCAGAACCACCCGATAAGCAAATGGAAATATATGCGAGAAGAGGCCCGGCCCGGGTTCTCACCGTGCTGAAACGTTGGTTGTGAAAGACACGCAGTCGTTGACAAAGGTGAGGGGAGTCGTGCCGGTGATGTCTTCCCACTGTGCCGGCGACGTTCCACCTACAAGAGAAGGATTGGGTCTTGGGTTCTGGtaccttccaaaaaaaaaaaaacctcctaAAACCACTTCACCTGTGATGCTGCAGAGAAGGCGGAGGCAAGGTGTGCAGTCTCCTTTGTAGCCGTTGGAAAGGCCCTCGCCCGAAAGCGGCGGGACTGGGATGGTCATGGTGATGGGCTTGTGGAACTTCCTCCGTCTGGGCTCCACCGTCACGATGGGGCTGAAGGTGGCACGGTTGCCGAGGATCTTCTTCACAGTTTCGTCGGGTACCGGCTGAGCCTGAGAATCCAGAAAGGATCAGGGTATTTATTTCACGGGAAATTTGAAGGCCTCTAATGTGTGAGACTTACCTGAAGGCCAACTTTGATCTTTTTGGTAAGCGCCCCCTCGGGGAAGGAGGCCTGAACCAATAGGACGCTCCGGCTGCACACAGTCCCGCCCTCGGGTCCCATCTGATGCGTTTCCTGTCTGATGCGGGACACCACGGCAAAGTACTGTGGGAAATCTTTGGTGATGATGCGGCAGATCCTCTTCCTTTGCAACTCCTCTGCACTGTCCAGTTCTAGAAGAACATCCAATGACATTACAAGAAGTGACATTTAGACATCCTGACGTATTTTACCTTCATCCATGCCGTTGAGGAGCTGGCGGAGCTCCTCGGTCTTGCAGTCGTACAGATGCTCCTTCCAGGTTTCTCCGTTCTCGCTTCGCAGAAGGATCAGTTCTCGTTCTTGTCCTCGCATGGAACCAAAGTGGGGGATCTCCACGATCACCGGCCTGGTAGGGAAACGAATCGCATATTGACTCAAGCGACGTTCAAGGAAGATCTCAAAGTTGTTGCTCTACCATCTACACAGAACTAGAGAAGCACAGAAAGTGAACGTGTGAATGGATACGGGTTCTGCCGGGTGTTCAAGCCACGTTTCCACCAAGCGCTACAGCATTTTAAAATCCGCTTGGCAGAAATTAGGCTTTCCATTTGTTCAATGGC of Syngnathus acus chromosome 19, fSynAcu1.2, whole genome shotgun sequence contains these proteins:
- the LOC119137994 gene encoding ankyrin-3-like isoform X28; translation: MSEEVREKAAGRSAQRKKKGKKTDVNACYLRAARAGNLEKALDYLKNGVDINICNQNGLNALHLASKEGHVEVVAELLQQGANVDAATKKGNTALHIASLAGQMEVVKELVTHNANINAQSQNGFTPLYMAAQENHLEVVHYLLEHGSSQSIATEDGFTPLAVALQQGHDQVVSLLLENDTKGKVRLPALHIAARKDDTKAAALLLQSDHNADVESKMMVNRTTESGFTPLHIAAHYGNINVATLLLNRGAAVDFKARNDITPLHVASKRGNGNMVRLLVERGAKIDARTKDGLTPLHCGARSGHEQVVEMLLSRSAPILSKTKNGLSPLHMATQGDHLNCVQLLLHHDAPVDDVTNDYLTALHVAAHCGHYKVAKVIVDKKANPNAKALNGFTPLHIACKKNRVKVMELLLKHGASIQAVTESGLTPIHVAAFMGHENIVHQLINHGASPNTSNVRGETALHMAARAGQSNVVRYLVQNGARVDAKAKDEQTPLHITSRLGKLDIVQLLLANGASPDTTTSSGYTPLHLAAREGHREVAATLLDQGASLGITTKKGFTPLHVAAKYGKLEVANLLLQKNAAADAAGKSGLTPLHVAAHYDNQKVALLLLKQGASPHASAKNGYTPLHIASKKNQLEIATTLLEYGASTNSVTRQGITPLHLASQEGNVDVVTLLLARDASVNAGNKYGLTPLHLAAQEDKVNVAEVLVNHGATIDPETKLGYTPLHVACHYGNVKMVHFLLKNQAKVNGKTKNGYTALHQAAQQGHTHIINLLLHHEASPNELTTNGNSALSIARRLGYISVVDTLKVVTEETLTTQTVTEKHKMNVPETMNEVLDMSDDDGDDAMTGDTDKYLAPQDLRELGDDSLPQEGYMGFSVGARSQSLRSFSSDRSNALNRSSFTRDSMMIEEMLAPSKEMRLAMAKDGDSDSLKRYSWTPDATDNVNLVSSPVHSGFLVSFMVDARGGSMRGSRHNGMRIIIPPRKCTAPTRITCRLVKRHKLASPPPMVEGEGLASRLVEVGPAGAHFLGPVIVEIPHFGSMRGQERELILLRSENGETWKEHLYDCKTEELRQLLNGMDEELDSAEELQRKRICRIITKDFPQYFAVVSRIRQETHQMGPEGGTVCSRSVLLVQASFPEGALTKKIKVGLQAQPVPDETVKKILGNRATFSPIVTVEPRRRKFHKPITMTIPVPPLSGEGLSNGYKGDCTPCLRLLCSITGGTSPAQWEDITGTTPLTFVNDCVSFTTNVSARFWLADCHQIPETVGLASQLYRELICVPYMAKFVVFAKMNDPVESRLRCFCMTDDKVDKTLEQQENFEEVARSKDIEVLEGRPIYVDCYGNLTPLTKSGQQLVLNFYAFKENRLPFCVKVRDPSQEPCGRLTFLKECKSTKGLPQTAVCNLNITLPAAKKEMESDGEDETEKPERRHTFASLALRKRYSYLAEPALKTAVERSTPAARALPAGHPHKPVFPTRPYPPWSTAPLTASGQAKLGGMGGPVIAADAPANSAAASPLKSSWPFSPTPACSPIGASMGSPLQATNLPSHDILPSSPVRSYRTIPSPIKTVIQQGQYPVQASPAFVSSGSPYKSATEPASIKSPYTSRTSPVHAIPNGYVPAKSTTTPVSPKKPYSIYSSSMPFKIDTASPASAKSLSTLSSLKTSSDSALSTRGGKTSLSSLTSTGKTTIASSELSMVNGNVSPVKYASSSSTPSSPSSRLLSERSLQERIQATTQAATSGISAAINEAIDSYSATGYGTLKSRSSPLRSAPASSAYSSLRSTAASSVPAVTSNTVTVPVYSLVSVMPETPVKPGPGSLKMALPDSLRTSPSSSMSSCVTASKINSQLKSPPYITPPIVHTAATSNQEILKDVADMKEDLMRMTAILQTDPQTAAKTVQTSRISTPRETKLEDDEPYTLVEKVKKDLVKVSEILQKDIGNESKENVEDGWEEFSVDEIEEARRNVLSDESSRLLKHQSNNDLDLAKVVDYLTNTIGASSLSKMAELKGRYEETEGEEKQKRILKPSMTIQEHKLKMPPPVSGMLRSPSEKDLSKLAEAYPGGDTILESPEELSHEQDKSPLSDSGFETRSEKTPSAPQSAESTEAKPLFTDASIPPSVSETRLEDLYSQSISDEPFFVEEPVSALPSAESGAASGSSVAPIQMTDEDSMSMCLKEETHITTTTRMVYHKPDTTEGIEEGMSVRDIMKAFQSGRDPSKELAGLFEHKANQDSVKGDELSPRFLDRDNKSKPKVERIIEVHIEKGHCTSEPTEVYIRETKKHPELYVYKGESIKELLDYDESQQEEEELIAEEYLPHFLETSRVNTPVSQEEDSRPSSAQLIADDSYKALKLLSQHSIEYCDDELSEVRGESYRFAEKMLHSEKLDSSSTRQSDDSEDSAMKTDRNQTSEQQDSPKREFVSKSSKDGSPKAGTFMQRDESPQFDKVTVLHYSTEQGSPKHAVWMRFTEDKHDRSRDKLLYEDRVDQTVKEAEEKLCEVSQFFRDKTEKLNDELQSPERKPVRRELKEPRSWPSSACSSPQKTKAGDETFSKTKLADPSVTKTFGRVLPAEKKSSSLPSSPQKSQQSKTCESEPSSPSHIKSTSKVTSVRMKFESESQKQPQSRPSKTPPPVQPKPSVKKLQESKLPVYHFFTDQKTSKVTETSQEERIQNNNEDAADSALTSPKSPKLFSNKNVPNVSPQKTFSEINSDANKVTTDVSRIDSDDVINKNLRKKSDTQIPIRTTFNSNDNDPPKKYPVTKPSQIPTLSKNKSLGASATLPNENVTFEILDNIPKDSNSNNLLCSKDILEEVITPPAAAATKENFKGIKRLPVYVSLQVGRQAEREAKGGLHAVKQKSVSGLGPLSPDDDTLEQISFIDSSGKSPVTPDTPSSEEVSYDLTAKTPDGFMELMPDKPSPIMEVPEELEQDDQGKAIISFQKTTPGIQTSISADLANANMQEALMTDNYPRLENSSILNGYDEKAGQETSKDKGVAYIEFPPPPPLDLSETSDPDRKGSCASSETETEMMEVNLQEEQEKMLIEPIIRIQPPSPVPPEVDDSQSNGDDDADEESVFHPIPSKKFTFKAPREEDQQRREKENQKKHDKNGNNNEPLIGINGSNGSNGSNGNGEDYECEQNGNDQSITDCSLATTAEFSHDTDATEIDSLDGYDLQDEDDGMYEQADLKSLAGLDSRRDVWATDSFRPLDRSFPQTKLEVIEEEKTPEECLKDQKDIASDGGNDVPKDSVDMNGQKLSAKEGFSETYFSYKLEEEFNSPFKTVATKGLDFDPWPSKGAEEDIVDMGGTQASNGEPKPFGRAVDEQSQATTPDSTPARTPTDDSTPTSEPNPFPFHEGKMFEMTRSGAIDMSKRDMVEERLQFFQIGPQSPCERTDLRMAIVADHLGLSWTELARELDFSVEEINSIRVENPNSLTAQSFMLLKKWVHRDGKNATTDTLTAVLNKINRLDIVTLLEGPIFDYGNISGTRCFADDNAVIPDQCDGYHQIDAELRTPPELNCAPPTPLCSDDFFRKGGDGVVDSPSRPSELSLVGNPPLVRVEDTSESPDNDRRAAQRRTMFEGAYAPYERQGGCPEEEDEMTQERLQSLLEDIKLEGEGLEDEEMTEEKVHAILEQVRQAEKDFCSLPGWSESDAVAAVDEATAEPGHAVEEGSPDSLVDSLEQPAPSSKKEEEEQGGDRSARRVQWAQNVQCEHVFDDEEEEVEEELEAEESSSEETTVTTRVFRRRVILKGEEARNVPGESVTEEQFTDSDGNLVTRKVIRKVVRRVVGSEQKDEVGEEAGAVVAVAPSGGAVVGKGKRRGKRSRQGHKGKKSHS